A section of the Acropora muricata isolate sample 2 chromosome 4, ASM3666990v1, whole genome shotgun sequence genome encodes:
- the LOC136914502 gene encoding WD repeat-containing protein 7-like isoform X2, whose amino-acid sequence MSSSSVIPVVLWGNRPPSHCISCIITTYDQKTIVTGSTDGQLGIWDVRFADNGEIKIIPRNLIFAHSAKVTALTKATDGWDNQSSVISAAENGELCLWDTDDGICIQTNIIPGMHLALLSFHITVGTGKEWRVVCYGSYSDIYVIDALSLEVLHTLCSLSATNWISAACMFRTAGRPDDVVITVSLSGVLSMWMLKPTVESREIKEIKSTKAVGICCNPFTQRSLLIVCVQEWLMYDAEDFKFLASAPSPPGQTWMGGDFIAADCILVWTKDGKSYLYKLPVSCCPGVQDPKQGAFVKEPTVIQVFEKPTDQCATTDFNPVMFFSYGRRGPFYKLLLRGSSNGSVSIWKLTDDYFGKVEASITPLKGIPPVVSCSCADCWEIPMKPCGLIDCLNDLGQAIPVTASLYLPSYDYIVCGREDGSIVITSAARAAITQLLQPPGSGWPAHRLLLGHRGPVTCLLYPYDDYRRYDKEFLVSGGADFAVKLWDIFTGDLLYTFSTHAGELLRLLCTPSNCSNRVQSCICSVAQDHSVALLGLRERKCIMLASVHAFPVETIKWRALDDFLVVGCSDGSVYVWQMETGHLDRCVSGQVALNILSACDEENKPNSTGAPSKSKSPLSRKISHIASNLPTSAASAAVKKLRKSGHLSPSSQPSSPKLSGEGSTGETVSCGPLKVMSTKCGDRDPEIQVLLFDTEALICNLLTEEDPLIAVNPHLGKAGSSKTASATGKRKKTPTSQQMSASYQALPYQKNETHFVAQLLISSLHSWDLDPNMDDVCVNRLGLLKPVKPVSFGLVTRGNRFSLMLPGWYGEVCRINNEDAETTLRKLSDNEDLLIEIEDTESDAKRHPSVERGISALRTCFQSRWQLSSALTTLHLVGLVSVANTLMSLNQISFVPKEKRLALLTTAALEAPSSSSSYDENDKPPGMSEVDVQRAMNHRAHIKAGWSQLAALHCCLLADILKVSSFKPPLLHILARKWQDRCLEVREAAQAILLAELRRIGSEGRKRVVDTWAPQLPKTLYSQGLGEDKGEKTDVMPTPPSPLLGFERSVEVQGVDDEVLFPSDDVNTVLNNVKKLLQYDMRRRQATAIVLMGVIGAEFQREIEVYSSRSGEKKITTSSRRLDKLSETPGGEVIMDYTTVRHTGKALMHLLLRPPSSALTAHTSVRRAAIDLIGRGFTLWEPYMDVSAVLISLLELSADSKNRDLTFRKGLPLSPAADTHRSARHALSLIATARPKVFIATIAKEVARSVAAASSISFNQPSPAAIAVYSHVRHQPSQNMETHSTSILNRAKLEILRIIDLMVEKTQQEVVDFLTDVVDIVVYCLDQRQLKEKGMTELFPGLCRFNMVSYSPQSRRLAVGAKNGQIALYDLRSSRCQMLPAHSSQVTALSFSPDDRALASYSFGDSKIHFWQTGSSLFGMLGSSLKCVRSYTTNSPSSKMAPALLKLIRLVWINHKSVILLMADGAEYKFSL is encoded by the exons ATGTCCTCCTCTTCTGTGATACCAGTAGTTTTATGGGGAAATAGACCGCCTTCTCATTGTATCTCTTGCATTATAACAACCTATGATCAGAAAACTATCGTCACGGGATCAACAGATGGACAGTTGGGCATCTGGGATGTGAGGTTTGCGGATAATGGCGAGATCAAA ATTATTCCAAGGAACCTGATATTTGCACACTCAGCTAAGGTTACCGCACTCACTAAAGCAACTGATGGCTGGGATAATCAGTCAAGTGTCATCAGTGCTGCAGAAAATGG AGAATTATGTCTGTGGGATACTGATGATGGCATCTGCATACAGACTAATATAATACCTGGGATGCACTTAGCTCTGCTG TCGTTTCACATTACTGttgggactggaaaagagtggcGTGTTGTTTGCTATGGCAGTTATTCAGATATTTATGTCATTGATGCTCTGTCTCTGGAG GTATTGCACACTCTTTGCTCTCTGTCAGCCACCAACTGGATCAGTGCTGCATGCATGTTTAGAACTGCTGGGAGACCAG ATGATGTTGTCATTACAGTGTCTTTGTCTGGTGTGCTTAGTATGTGGATGTTGAAACCAACAGTGGAATCTAGG gaaataaaggaaattaaaagcACCAAAGCTGTGGGAATTTGTTGCAATCCATTCACACAGAGGAGCCTTCTTATTGTATGTGTACAAGAATGGCTG ATGTATGATGCTGAAGATTTTAAATTTCTGGCATCAGCTCCCAGTCCTCCAGGCCAAACATGGATGGGTGGAGACTTTATAGCAGCAGATTGCATTCTTGTATGGACCAAG GATGGAAAAAGCTATTTATACAAGCTCCCAGTATC ATGTTGCCCAGGAGTTCAAGACCCAAAACAAG GAGCATTTGTGAAGGAACCCACAGTCATTCAAGTGTTTGAGAAACCTACTGACCAG TGCGCTACTACAGATTTTAATCCCGTGATGTTCTTTTCATACGGACGGAGAGGACCTTTTTACAAGCTATTGTTGAGAGGAAGTTCAAATGGAAG TGTCAGTATATGGAAGTTGACAGATGACTATTTCGGAAAAGTTGAAGCCTCAATTACGCCGCTGAAAG GAATTCCACCAGTGGTGTCGTGTAGTTGCGCAGACTGTTGGGAAATTCCCATGAAGCCATGCGGTCTGATTGACTGTCTT AATGATTTGGGACAAGCAATTCCTGTGACTGCTTCGCTGTATTTGCCTTCTTATGACTACATCGTGTGTGGAAGAGAAGATGGCTCTATTGTTATCACATCTGCGGCCCGGGCAGCCATCACGCAATTGTTGCAGCCACCTGGCTCAG GATGGCCAGCTCATAGATTGCTGTTGGGACATAGAGGCCCAGTGACCTGCTTGCTGTACCCGTATGACGACTACCGTCGCTATGACAAAGAGTTCTTGGTCTCGGGTGGAGCTGATTTCGCTGTAAAACTGTGGGATATCTTTACTGGGGATTTACTTTACACGTTTTCTACTCACGCTGGGGAGCTGTTAAGGCTCTTGTGCACTCCATCTAACTGCAGT AATCGCGTCCAGAGCTGCATCTGTTCTGTCGCCCAGGACCACTCGGTCGCACTACTAGGTCTGCGCGAGCGAAAGTGTATCATGCTGGCTTCTGTTCATGCGTTTCCGGTCGAGACAATAAAATGGCGAGCCTTGGATGACTTTTTGGTAGTTGGCTGTTCTGATGGCTCTGTTTACGTTTGGCAGATGGAAACAG GTCATCTTGATCGTTGTGTGAGCGGACAAGTTGCCCTGAACATCTTATCTGCGTGCGATGAAGAAAACAAACCCAATTCAACTGGGGCTCCCTCTAAATCGAAAAGTCCTTTAAGCCGAAAGATCAGTCACATTGCATCCAATTTACCGACAAGTGCAGCATCGGCTGCGGTCAAAAAGCTCAGAAAAAGCGGTCATTTATCCCCCTCAAGTCAACCATCGTCGCCAAAGTTATCTG GTGAGGGTAGTACAGGCGAGACTGTGTCATGCGGACCTCTCAAAGTCATGTCCACAAAGTGTGGCGACAGAGATCCAGAAATACAAGTACTTCTTTTTGATACTGAAGCATTGATATGCAATTTGTTAACTGAAGAGGATCCTCTTATTGCTG TTAATCCTCACTTGGGAAAAGCTGGCAGCTCCAAGACCGCCTCAGCTACAGGCAAACGAAAAAAGACCCCAACAAGTCAGCAAATGAGTGCTTCTTACCAGGCTCTCCCATACCAGAAAAATGAAACACACTTTGTTGCACAGTTATTGATCTCGTCACTTCACTCCTGGGATCTGGATCCTAACATGGATGATGTCTGCGTGAATAGACTGGGGCTCTTGAAACCTGTCAAACCGGTTTCATTTGGACTAGTTACTCGAGGGAACCGCTTTTCACTGATGTTACCTGGGTGGTATGGGGAGGTTTGTCGTATAAACAATGAGGACGCGGAAACGACCTTGAGAAAACTGTCTGACAATGAAGACTTGCTTATTGAAATTGAAGACACAGAGAGTGATGCTAAACGACACCCGTCTGTGGAGCGTGGTATTTCAGCCTTAAGGACTTGTTTTCAATCCCGCTGGCAGCTATCGTCTGCTCTAACAACTCTTCATCTGGTCGGTCTTGTGTCTGTTGCAAATACGCTTATGAGTTTGAATCAAATTAGTTTCGTACCGAAAGAGAAGCGGCTTGCTCTTTTGACAACAGCGGCCTTAGAGGCTCCCTCAAGCTCCTCGAGCTACGATGAAAATGACAAGCCACCAGGAATGAGTGAGGTGGACGTACAACGTGCCATGAATCATCGCGCGCATATCAAAGCTGGATGGAGTCAGCTGGCTGCATTGCACTGCTGTCTCTTGGCGGATATTCTCAAAGTGTCGTCCTTCAAACCGCCGCTGCTGCACATTTTGGCCAGAAAATGGCAGGATCGATGCCTTGAG gtTCGCGAGGCAGCTCAAGCCATTCTGTTAGCAGAGCTGCGGCGGATCGGCTCTGAGGGTCGCAAGCGGGTGGTAGATACCTGGGCTCCACAGTTACCGAAAACACTTTATTCGCAGGGACTGGGTGAGGATAAAGGAGAAAAGACTGACGTAATGCCCACCCCTCCCAGTCCACTCTTGGGATTTG AGCGAAGTGTTGAAGTCCAAGGGGTTGATGATGAAGTGCTGTTTCCATCGGATGACGTCAACACTGTTTTAAACAACGTCAAGAAATTGTTGCAGTATGATATGCGCCGTCGCCAAGCAACCGCCATCGTCTTGATGGGCGTGATTGGTGCAGAGTTTCAGCGCGAAATTGAGGTTTATTCAAGTCGAAGCggtgagaaaaaaataaccacAAGTTCACGACGCCTTGACAAACTGAGCGAAACTCCAG GCGGTGAAGTCATAATGGATTATACAACAGTTCGTCACACTGGCAAAGCTCTCATGCACTTGTTACTGAGACCACCTTCATCGGCACTCACAGCACACACGTCAGTCAGAAGGGCGGCAATTGATCTGATTGGACGAGGCTTTACACTCTGGGAACCTTACATGGACGTGTCAGCTGTGCTCATCTCATTATTAGAGCTGTCCGCTGACAGTAAGAACCGTGACCTCACGTTCAGAAAGGGCTTGCCGTTGTCTCCAGCAGCGGATACTCATCGTTCCGCCAGGCATGCGCTCTCACTTATTGCCACAGCACGACCAAAGGTCTTCATAGCAACGATTGCTAAGGAG GTCGCCCGCAGTGTAGCAGCGGCATCCTCCATTTCCTTCAACCAACCTTCCCCGGCAGCCATTGCGGTATACAGCCATGTTCGTCACCAGCCTTCTCAAAATATGGAAACTCACAGTACGTCAATATTGAACCGAGCAAAGCTTGAAATATTGCGTATTATTGACCTTATGGTCGAAAAGACACAGCAAGAAGTTGTTGACTTTCTCACAGAC GTTGTTGACATTGTGGTTTACTGTTTGGATCAAAGGCAACTGAAGGAAAAAGGAATGACAGAATTGTTCCCTGGACTTTGCAG ATTCAACATGGTGAGTTATTCGCCGCAGTCTCGTCGTCTTGCCGTCGGAGCTAAGAATGGACAGATTGCTTTATACGATCTGCGATCATCACGCTGTCAG ATGCTACCTGCCCACTCCTCTCAAGTGACAGCTCTGTCGTTCTCGCCAGACGATCGGGCCCTGGCTTCTTACAGCTTTGGAGATTCAAAAATCCATTTCTGGCAG ACAGGATCGTCATTGTTCGGTATGCTGGGATCATCTCTGAAATGTGTGCGTTCCTACACCACAAATTCTCCTTCGTCCAAAATGGCTCCTGCACTTCTTAAGCTGATCCGTCTCGTTTGGATTAATCACAAGAGTGTCATTTTATTGATGGCGGATGGTGCAGAATACAAGTTCAGTTTGTAA
- the LOC136914502 gene encoding WD repeat-containing protein 7-like isoform X1 — MSSSSVIPVVLWGNRPPSHCISCIITTYDQKTIVTGSTDGQLGIWDVRFADNGEIKIIPRNLIFAHSAKVTALTKATDGWDNQSSVISAAENGELCLWDTDDGICIQTNIIPGMHLALLSFHITVGTGKEWRVVCYGSYSDIYVIDALSLEVLHTLCSLSATNWISAACMFRTAGRPDDVVITVSLSGVLSMWMLKPTVESREIKEIKSTKAVGICCNPFTQRSLLIVCVQEWLMYDAEDFKFLASAPSPPGQTWMGGDFIAADCILVWTKDGKSYLYKLPVSCCPGVQDPKQGAFVKEPTVIQVFEKPTDQCATTDFNPVMFFSYGRRGPFYKLLLRGSSNGSVSIWKLTDDYFGKVEASITPLKGIPPVVSCSCADCWEIPMKPCGLIDCLNDLGQAIPVTASLYLPSYDYIVCGREDGSIVITSAARAAITQLLQPPGSGWPAHRLLLGHRGPVTCLLYPYDDYRRYDKEFLVSGGADFAVKLWDIFTGDLLYTFSTHAGELLRLLCTPSNCSNRVQSCICSVAQDHSVALLGLRERKCIMLASVHAFPVETIKWRALDDFLVVGCSDGSVYVWQMETGHLDRCVSGQVALNILSACDEENKPNSTGAPSKSKSPLSRKISHIASNLPTSAASAAVKKLRKSGHLSPSSQPSSPKLSGEGSTGETVSCGPLKVMSTKCGDRDPEIQVLLFDTEALICNLLTEEDPLIAVNPHLGKAGSSKTASATGKRKKTPTSQQMSASYQALPYQKNETHFVAQLLISSLHSWDLDPNMDDVCVNRLGLLKPVKPVSFGLVTRGNRFSLMLPGWYGEVCRINNEDAETTLRKLSDNEDLLIEIEDTESDAKRHPSVERGISALRTCFQSRWQLSSALTTLHLVGLVSVANTLMSLNQISFVPKEKRLALLTTAALEAPSSSSSYDENDKPPGMSEVDVQRAMNHRAHIKAGWSQLAALHCCLLADILKVSSFKPPLLHILARKWQDRCLEVREAAQAILLAELRRIGSEGRKRVVDTWAPQLPKTLYSQGLGEDKGEKTDVMPTPPSPLLGFERSVEVQGVDDEVLFPSDDVNTVLNNVKKLLQYDMRRRQATAIVLMGVIGAEFQREIEVYSSRSGEKKITTSSRRLDKLSETPGKGGKSARRDLGERGEVIMDYTTVRHTGKALMHLLLRPPSSALTAHTSVRRAAIDLIGRGFTLWEPYMDVSAVLISLLELSADSKNRDLTFRKGLPLSPAADTHRSARHALSLIATARPKVFIATIAKEVARSVAAASSISFNQPSPAAIAVYSHVRHQPSQNMETHSTSILNRAKLEILRIIDLMVEKTQQEVVDFLTDVVDIVVYCLDQRQLKEKGMTELFPGLCRFNMVSYSPQSRRLAVGAKNGQIALYDLRSSRCQMLPAHSSQVTALSFSPDDRALASYSFGDSKIHFWQTGSSLFGMLGSSLKCVRSYTTNSPSSKMAPALLKLIRLVWINHKSVILLMADGAEYKFSL, encoded by the exons ATGTCCTCCTCTTCTGTGATACCAGTAGTTTTATGGGGAAATAGACCGCCTTCTCATTGTATCTCTTGCATTATAACAACCTATGATCAGAAAACTATCGTCACGGGATCAACAGATGGACAGTTGGGCATCTGGGATGTGAGGTTTGCGGATAATGGCGAGATCAAA ATTATTCCAAGGAACCTGATATTTGCACACTCAGCTAAGGTTACCGCACTCACTAAAGCAACTGATGGCTGGGATAATCAGTCAAGTGTCATCAGTGCTGCAGAAAATGG AGAATTATGTCTGTGGGATACTGATGATGGCATCTGCATACAGACTAATATAATACCTGGGATGCACTTAGCTCTGCTG TCGTTTCACATTACTGttgggactggaaaagagtggcGTGTTGTTTGCTATGGCAGTTATTCAGATATTTATGTCATTGATGCTCTGTCTCTGGAG GTATTGCACACTCTTTGCTCTCTGTCAGCCACCAACTGGATCAGTGCTGCATGCATGTTTAGAACTGCTGGGAGACCAG ATGATGTTGTCATTACAGTGTCTTTGTCTGGTGTGCTTAGTATGTGGATGTTGAAACCAACAGTGGAATCTAGG gaaataaaggaaattaaaagcACCAAAGCTGTGGGAATTTGTTGCAATCCATTCACACAGAGGAGCCTTCTTATTGTATGTGTACAAGAATGGCTG ATGTATGATGCTGAAGATTTTAAATTTCTGGCATCAGCTCCCAGTCCTCCAGGCCAAACATGGATGGGTGGAGACTTTATAGCAGCAGATTGCATTCTTGTATGGACCAAG GATGGAAAAAGCTATTTATACAAGCTCCCAGTATC ATGTTGCCCAGGAGTTCAAGACCCAAAACAAG GAGCATTTGTGAAGGAACCCACAGTCATTCAAGTGTTTGAGAAACCTACTGACCAG TGCGCTACTACAGATTTTAATCCCGTGATGTTCTTTTCATACGGACGGAGAGGACCTTTTTACAAGCTATTGTTGAGAGGAAGTTCAAATGGAAG TGTCAGTATATGGAAGTTGACAGATGACTATTTCGGAAAAGTTGAAGCCTCAATTACGCCGCTGAAAG GAATTCCACCAGTGGTGTCGTGTAGTTGCGCAGACTGTTGGGAAATTCCCATGAAGCCATGCGGTCTGATTGACTGTCTT AATGATTTGGGACAAGCAATTCCTGTGACTGCTTCGCTGTATTTGCCTTCTTATGACTACATCGTGTGTGGAAGAGAAGATGGCTCTATTGTTATCACATCTGCGGCCCGGGCAGCCATCACGCAATTGTTGCAGCCACCTGGCTCAG GATGGCCAGCTCATAGATTGCTGTTGGGACATAGAGGCCCAGTGACCTGCTTGCTGTACCCGTATGACGACTACCGTCGCTATGACAAAGAGTTCTTGGTCTCGGGTGGAGCTGATTTCGCTGTAAAACTGTGGGATATCTTTACTGGGGATTTACTTTACACGTTTTCTACTCACGCTGGGGAGCTGTTAAGGCTCTTGTGCACTCCATCTAACTGCAGT AATCGCGTCCAGAGCTGCATCTGTTCTGTCGCCCAGGACCACTCGGTCGCACTACTAGGTCTGCGCGAGCGAAAGTGTATCATGCTGGCTTCTGTTCATGCGTTTCCGGTCGAGACAATAAAATGGCGAGCCTTGGATGACTTTTTGGTAGTTGGCTGTTCTGATGGCTCTGTTTACGTTTGGCAGATGGAAACAG GTCATCTTGATCGTTGTGTGAGCGGACAAGTTGCCCTGAACATCTTATCTGCGTGCGATGAAGAAAACAAACCCAATTCAACTGGGGCTCCCTCTAAATCGAAAAGTCCTTTAAGCCGAAAGATCAGTCACATTGCATCCAATTTACCGACAAGTGCAGCATCGGCTGCGGTCAAAAAGCTCAGAAAAAGCGGTCATTTATCCCCCTCAAGTCAACCATCGTCGCCAAAGTTATCTG GTGAGGGTAGTACAGGCGAGACTGTGTCATGCGGACCTCTCAAAGTCATGTCCACAAAGTGTGGCGACAGAGATCCAGAAATACAAGTACTTCTTTTTGATACTGAAGCATTGATATGCAATTTGTTAACTGAAGAGGATCCTCTTATTGCTG TTAATCCTCACTTGGGAAAAGCTGGCAGCTCCAAGACCGCCTCAGCTACAGGCAAACGAAAAAAGACCCCAACAAGTCAGCAAATGAGTGCTTCTTACCAGGCTCTCCCATACCAGAAAAATGAAACACACTTTGTTGCACAGTTATTGATCTCGTCACTTCACTCCTGGGATCTGGATCCTAACATGGATGATGTCTGCGTGAATAGACTGGGGCTCTTGAAACCTGTCAAACCGGTTTCATTTGGACTAGTTACTCGAGGGAACCGCTTTTCACTGATGTTACCTGGGTGGTATGGGGAGGTTTGTCGTATAAACAATGAGGACGCGGAAACGACCTTGAGAAAACTGTCTGACAATGAAGACTTGCTTATTGAAATTGAAGACACAGAGAGTGATGCTAAACGACACCCGTCTGTGGAGCGTGGTATTTCAGCCTTAAGGACTTGTTTTCAATCCCGCTGGCAGCTATCGTCTGCTCTAACAACTCTTCATCTGGTCGGTCTTGTGTCTGTTGCAAATACGCTTATGAGTTTGAATCAAATTAGTTTCGTACCGAAAGAGAAGCGGCTTGCTCTTTTGACAACAGCGGCCTTAGAGGCTCCCTCAAGCTCCTCGAGCTACGATGAAAATGACAAGCCACCAGGAATGAGTGAGGTGGACGTACAACGTGCCATGAATCATCGCGCGCATATCAAAGCTGGATGGAGTCAGCTGGCTGCATTGCACTGCTGTCTCTTGGCGGATATTCTCAAAGTGTCGTCCTTCAAACCGCCGCTGCTGCACATTTTGGCCAGAAAATGGCAGGATCGATGCCTTGAG gtTCGCGAGGCAGCTCAAGCCATTCTGTTAGCAGAGCTGCGGCGGATCGGCTCTGAGGGTCGCAAGCGGGTGGTAGATACCTGGGCTCCACAGTTACCGAAAACACTTTATTCGCAGGGACTGGGTGAGGATAAAGGAGAAAAGACTGACGTAATGCCCACCCCTCCCAGTCCACTCTTGGGATTTG AGCGAAGTGTTGAAGTCCAAGGGGTTGATGATGAAGTGCTGTTTCCATCGGATGACGTCAACACTGTTTTAAACAACGTCAAGAAATTGTTGCAGTATGATATGCGCCGTCGCCAAGCAACCGCCATCGTCTTGATGGGCGTGATTGGTGCAGAGTTTCAGCGCGAAATTGAGGTTTATTCAAGTCGAAGCggtgagaaaaaaataaccacAAGTTCACGACGCCTTGACAAACTGAGCGAAACTCCAGGTAAAGGCGGTAAAAGTGCGCGCAGAGATCTTGGTGAAC GCGGTGAAGTCATAATGGATTATACAACAGTTCGTCACACTGGCAAAGCTCTCATGCACTTGTTACTGAGACCACCTTCATCGGCACTCACAGCACACACGTCAGTCAGAAGGGCGGCAATTGATCTGATTGGACGAGGCTTTACACTCTGGGAACCTTACATGGACGTGTCAGCTGTGCTCATCTCATTATTAGAGCTGTCCGCTGACAGTAAGAACCGTGACCTCACGTTCAGAAAGGGCTTGCCGTTGTCTCCAGCAGCGGATACTCATCGTTCCGCCAGGCATGCGCTCTCACTTATTGCCACAGCACGACCAAAGGTCTTCATAGCAACGATTGCTAAGGAG GTCGCCCGCAGTGTAGCAGCGGCATCCTCCATTTCCTTCAACCAACCTTCCCCGGCAGCCATTGCGGTATACAGCCATGTTCGTCACCAGCCTTCTCAAAATATGGAAACTCACAGTACGTCAATATTGAACCGAGCAAAGCTTGAAATATTGCGTATTATTGACCTTATGGTCGAAAAGACACAGCAAGAAGTTGTTGACTTTCTCACAGAC GTTGTTGACATTGTGGTTTACTGTTTGGATCAAAGGCAACTGAAGGAAAAAGGAATGACAGAATTGTTCCCTGGACTTTGCAG ATTCAACATGGTGAGTTATTCGCCGCAGTCTCGTCGTCTTGCCGTCGGAGCTAAGAATGGACAGATTGCTTTATACGATCTGCGATCATCACGCTGTCAG ATGCTACCTGCCCACTCCTCTCAAGTGACAGCTCTGTCGTTCTCGCCAGACGATCGGGCCCTGGCTTCTTACAGCTTTGGAGATTCAAAAATCCATTTCTGGCAG ACAGGATCGTCATTGTTCGGTATGCTGGGATCATCTCTGAAATGTGTGCGTTCCTACACCACAAATTCTCCTTCGTCCAAAATGGCTCCTGCACTTCTTAAGCTGATCCGTCTCGTTTGGATTAATCACAAGAGTGTCATTTTATTGATGGCGGATGGTGCAGAATACAAGTTCAGTTTGTAA
- the LOC136914516 gene encoding leucine-rich melanocyte differentiation-associated protein-like: MDCTPTDSSEEGRISLAYRDLDEFPSDCHAYGKIDDITVLDVSHNNLSNFHFLQDFKKLNTLILDNNKLTSHVNFPIIESLHTLWVNHNKITNLSSFVETIAKCFPHLRYFSMMNNEAAPSYFNGGTYYQYKDYRCYVISHLPSLTVLDDHAITEEEREEARKIYGNRRVSGSSKRPPKKRKGKEKRANVEGH; this comes from the exons ATGGACTGCACACCGACAGATTCAAGCGAAGAAGGAAGAATCTCGCTGGCTTATCGCGATCTTGACGAGTTTCCATCGGACTGTCATGCATATGGCAAGATAGATGATATCACTGTTTTAGATGTGAGTCACAATAACCTATC GAATTTCCATTTCTTGCAGGATTTCAAAAAGCTGAACACTTTGATTCTGGACAACAATAAATTGACCAGCCATGTTAATTTCCCTATTATTGAATCGCTGCACACATTATGGGTGAACCAcaacaaaataacaaacttAAGCTCATTTGTGGAAACTATCGCAAAATGCTTTCCACATCTAAGATACTTTAGTATGATGAACAATGAAGCTGCTCCTAGTTATTTTAATGGAGGCACATATTATCAATACAAGGACTACAG GTGTTATGTGATCAGCCATCTTCCTAGTCTTACTGTTTTGGATGACCACGCTATAACGGAAGAGGAGAGGGAAGAGGCAAGAAAAATTTATGGAAACAGAAGAGTTTCTGGCAGCTCAAAGAGACCACCCAAGAAACGCAAGGGAAAG GAGAAACGGGCAAACGTTGAAGGACACTAG
- the LOC136914517 gene encoding centrosomal protein 20-like isoform X1, whose amino-acid sequence MATVDELKNVLKETLENRGVLGQIRARVRAEVFGALDDQSEPRPSLSNENLLINELIREYLVFNKYKYTESVLLAETGQPMEPMDRKFLIQELNIADEQESSPSMPLLYGILSHFLQGNHSEGGRLRGLREHSLSSQLHSQADKRLRRNPGGLLPVRDEADEGRVDSRLVHKPEPVMVRGGR is encoded by the exons atggcgactgTGGATGAACTGAAGAATG ttttgaaagaaactttgGAAAACAGAGGTGTCCTTGGTCAAATTCGGGCTCGCGTTAGAGCAGAAGTGTTTGGCGCTTTGGATGACCAA TCAGAACCAAGACCTTCATTGTCTAACGAGAACCTGCTAATTAACGAGCTGATCAGAGAGTATTTGGTCTTCAACAAATACAAGTACACAGAGTCAGTGCTTTTAGCAG aaacaGGTCAGCCAATGGAACCAATGGATAGGAAATTTCTTATCCAAGAGCTGAACATCGCTGATGAACAAGAGTCCTCACCATCCAT GCCTCTTTTGTACGGCATTTTGTCACACTTTCTTCAGGGAAACCACAGTGAAGGTGGAAGATTGAGAGGGCTGAGAGAGCACTCATTGTCATCTCAACTTCATTCTCAAG ctGACAAAAGATTACGGAGGAACCCAGGAGGTCTACTGCCAGTTCGAGATGAAG CAGATGAAGGCAGGGTTGATTCAAGACTTGTTCATAAGCCTGAACCTGTTATGGTTCGTGGAGGAAGATGA
- the LOC136914517 gene encoding centrosomal protein 20-like isoform X2 produces the protein MTNLFNLQSEPRPSLSNENLLINELIREYLVFNKYKYTESVLLAETGQPMEPMDRKFLIQELNIADEQESSPSMPLLYGILSHFLQGNHSEGGRLRGLREHSLSSQLHSQADKRLRRNPGGLLPVRDEADEGRVDSRLVHKPEPVMVRGGR, from the exons ATGACCAA TTTGTTCAATCTGCAGTCAGAACCAAGACCTTCATTGTCTAACGAGAACCTGCTAATTAACGAGCTGATCAGAGAGTATTTGGTCTTCAACAAATACAAGTACACAGAGTCAGTGCTTTTAGCAG aaacaGGTCAGCCAATGGAACCAATGGATAGGAAATTTCTTATCCAAGAGCTGAACATCGCTGATGAACAAGAGTCCTCACCATCCAT GCCTCTTTTGTACGGCATTTTGTCACACTTTCTTCAGGGAAACCACAGTGAAGGTGGAAGATTGAGAGGGCTGAGAGAGCACTCATTGTCATCTCAACTTCATTCTCAAG ctGACAAAAGATTACGGAGGAACCCAGGAGGTCTACTGCCAGTTCGAGATGAAG CAGATGAAGGCAGGGTTGATTCAAGACTTGTTCATAAGCCTGAACCTGTTATGGTTCGTGGAGGAAGATGA